A DNA window from Cryptosporangium aurantiacum contains the following coding sequences:
- a CDS encoding DUF7221 family queuine tRNA-ribosyltransferase-like protein has product MIDDTLFYLGTHHEHWLGFAGVPLFVSHRRLARRRTFPRAIAEWALDSGGFSELSLYGEWRTSPAAYVAAVRRYDDEIGMLGWAAPQDWMCEPVMLERTGLTVAEHQRRTVENYVVLRDLWAGSDESPDLARTPECCPFMPVLQGWTADDYLRCAEMYDAAGVTLSHHPIVGIGSVCRRQATTEIRDVISRVKAELDVDLHGFGVKTDGLAVYGPDLRAADSMAWSYAARRRPPLPGCTAHKNCANCPRFALGWRTRVLEVLNGPAPTSGNGAVAA; this is encoded by the coding sequence ATGATCGACGACACGCTGTTCTACCTGGGCACCCACCACGAACACTGGCTGGGCTTCGCCGGCGTGCCGCTGTTCGTCTCCCACCGCCGCCTTGCCCGCCGTCGCACGTTCCCCCGCGCCATCGCCGAATGGGCGCTGGACTCCGGCGGTTTCTCCGAGCTCAGCCTCTACGGCGAGTGGCGCACCAGCCCGGCCGCCTACGTCGCCGCGGTGCGCCGCTACGACGACGAAATCGGGATGCTCGGCTGGGCCGCTCCGCAGGACTGGATGTGCGAACCGGTCATGCTCGAGCGCACCGGCCTCACGGTGGCCGAGCACCAGCGCCGCACCGTCGAGAACTACGTCGTGCTGCGCGACCTATGGGCAGGCAGCGACGAGTCCCCCGACCTGGCCCGCACCCCGGAGTGCTGCCCGTTCATGCCCGTCCTTCAGGGCTGGACGGCCGACGATTACCTGCGGTGCGCGGAGATGTACGACGCCGCCGGCGTCACGCTCTCCCACCACCCGATCGTCGGGATCGGCTCGGTCTGCCGCCGGCAGGCAACCACCGAGATCCGCGACGTCATCAGCCGAGTCAAAGCCGAACTGGACGTCGACCTGCACGGCTTCGGCGTCAAAACCGACGGCCTGGCCGTCTACGGCCCGGACCTGCGCGCCGCCGACAGCATGGCCTGGTCCTACGCCGCGCGTCGCCGCCCGCCGCTACCCGGGTGCACCGCGCACAAGAACTGCGCGAACTGCCCGCGCTTCGCGCTGGGTTGGCGGACCCGCGTGCTCGAGGTGCTCAACGGACCGGCCCCGACCAGCGGCAACGGGGCGGTGGCGGCATGA
- a CDS encoding ParA family protein: protein MASDGARVLAVAGPKGGVSKTTTAVNTALNAARIARYRTLLVDADQNRSALDLVEAADSDVYPFTAAPGVSTADHNALGDVRRHPAFDLAVADLPGAEKSEALKALLTGDDGQPVVDGLILPTGPKVMDLRPLLRQVAQVIAPLGVPYLVALVRVHPHPDRMKIARTRQAELRAAGVQVAETITRELTAHEDAAEQHVALADLGGGRRSGAYAAEREYRELAAEALELVGLSAAELRKSRD from the coding sequence ATGGCGAGTGATGGCGCCCGGGTTCTGGCGGTGGCCGGACCCAAAGGCGGCGTGTCGAAAACGACCACAGCGGTCAATACCGCGCTGAATGCGGCCCGGATCGCCCGATATCGGACGTTGCTCGTCGACGCCGACCAGAACCGATCCGCGCTCGACCTGGTCGAGGCGGCCGACAGCGACGTGTACCCGTTCACCGCGGCGCCGGGGGTGAGCACCGCCGACCACAACGCGCTCGGCGACGTCCGCCGGCATCCGGCGTTCGATCTCGCGGTGGCCGACCTCCCGGGCGCGGAGAAGTCCGAAGCGCTCAAGGCGTTGTTGACCGGAGACGACGGGCAGCCGGTCGTAGACGGGTTGATCCTGCCGACCGGGCCGAAGGTGATGGACCTCCGTCCGTTGCTTCGCCAGGTCGCGCAGGTGATCGCGCCGCTCGGGGTGCCGTACCTGGTAGCGCTGGTGAGGGTGCACCCACACCCGGACCGCATGAAGATCGCGCGGACGCGCCAGGCCGAGCTACGGGCGGCGGGTGTGCAGGTCGCCGAGACGATCACGCGCGAGTTGACCGCGCATGAAGACGCCGCCGAGCAGCACGTGGCGTTGGCGGATTTGGGCGGTGGGCGCCGGTCGGGCGCCTACGCGGCCGAGCGGGAGTACCGGGAGCTCGCTGCGGAAGCGCTGGAATTGGTCGGGCTGAGCGCGGCCGAGCTACGGAAGTCGAGGGACTGA
- a CDS encoding HIT family protein — translation MKHTPTRGCPFCGRIEAGDVEHTWHSTAGTVVAFTPHHPVVPGHLLFVPEVHVVDAADAPDVTALTMGRAAAYLAELGVDAHLIANVGPDADQTVFHLHIHLVPRVRGDGVTMPWTGQRREATA, via the coding sequence ATGAAGCACACCCCGACGCGCGGGTGCCCGTTCTGCGGTCGGATCGAGGCCGGCGACGTCGAACACACCTGGCACAGCACCGCCGGAACGGTCGTGGCGTTCACACCCCACCACCCGGTCGTCCCCGGTCACCTGCTGTTCGTCCCCGAGGTCCACGTGGTCGACGCCGCCGACGCCCCGGACGTCACCGCACTGACGATGGGCCGCGCCGCCGCGTACCTGGCCGAGCTCGGCGTCGACGCGCACCTGATCGCCAACGTCGGCCCCGACGCCGACCAAACCGTCTTTCACCTGCACATTCACCTAGTTCCCCGAGTCCGCGGCGACGGCGTGACGATGCCGTGGACCGGCCAACGCCGGGAGGCGACAGCATGA
- a CDS encoding AsnC family protein, with protein MTSPPDSDPPDRSWLSTYAHRTATPARPLKVALTVTADGHPDAPVVARLAGQIVTDLQHYGEFDDLNAGELGIALADVVVLLHTLRALEEDLIVRMRDAGASWAELGARLGVARATAKERYERIVAARTVPIPSSPDADGGETRTGTLPAESSE; from the coding sequence ATGACCAGCCCACCCGACAGCGACCCGCCCGACCGGTCGTGGCTCAGCACGTACGCCCACCGCACCGCCACGCCGGCCCGACCGCTCAAGGTGGCGTTGACCGTCACCGCCGACGGCCACCCCGACGCCCCGGTCGTGGCCCGTCTCGCCGGCCAGATCGTGACCGACCTCCAGCACTACGGCGAATTTGACGACCTGAACGCCGGCGAGCTCGGTATAGCGCTGGCCGACGTCGTGGTGCTCCTGCACACCCTCCGCGCGCTGGAAGAGGACTTGATCGTGCGCATGCGCGACGCCGGCGCCTCATGGGCCGAACTCGGAGCGCGGCTCGGGGTGGCTCGAGCGACCGCGAAGGAGCGTTACGAGCGGATCGTCGCCGCCCGAACCGTCCCGATCCCCTCGAGCCCCGACGCTGATGGTGGCGAAACCAGGACGGGCACACTGCCCGCTGAATCCTCCGAGTAG
- a CDS encoding Pycsar system effector family protein: MIPQKTSTPAAMVTATGPTLTTCITEVTGELSRADQKAATLLALTGAAAAGAVSALTPGDGLPMATRVLGWAAVAGLAVAVLILTTAIRPQLALRGGPNGIVAWATADPAELVDGGPVTDPAARLVSLSGLAVAKYRRVRRAVACIVGAVALLALAAVAALVAAVAG; encoded by the coding sequence ATGATCCCCCAGAAAACCTCGACGCCGGCCGCCATGGTCACCGCGACCGGGCCGACGTTGACGACCTGCATCACCGAAGTGACCGGCGAGCTCAGCCGGGCCGACCAGAAGGCGGCGACGTTGCTTGCCTTGACCGGGGCCGCCGCGGCGGGCGCGGTGTCGGCGTTGACGCCCGGGGACGGGTTGCCGATGGCGACCCGCGTACTCGGGTGGGCCGCGGTCGCCGGCCTGGCCGTCGCGGTCCTGATTCTGACCACAGCGATCCGGCCCCAGCTCGCGTTACGCGGCGGTCCGAACGGGATCGTGGCGTGGGCGACCGCGGATCCGGCCGAGCTCGTCGACGGCGGCCCGGTCACCGATCCGGCCGCGCGGCTGGTGTCCCTGTCCGGACTGGCGGTGGCCAAGTACCGGCGCGTTCGGCGGGCGGTGGCCTGCATCGTCGGCGCGGTGGCGTTGCTCGCGCTGGCCGCGGTCGCGGCTTTGGTCGCGGCGGTCGCCGGTTAG
- a CDS encoding RRQRL motif-containing zinc-binding protein: protein MTRRSIPMSVRYDPTGARNHGTPTWPLGYAPAGLVTRRQLRLRGLCPGRGNEPVGQLRFTYRGRPCFAYLYRLDQARPKRTATPAVLEALDRAMAARRWCPTCKTHKPYCIPTSLGECPEHQYPDPATAPTSTDVRDEPAPHCQEERRPAATPTPYEGSEAARS, encoded by the coding sequence ATGACGCGCCGATCCATCCCGATGAGCGTCCGGTACGACCCGACCGGAGCACGCAACCACGGCACCCCGACCTGGCCGCTCGGCTACGCCCCGGCCGGCCTGGTCACCCGCCGCCAACTTCGTCTCCGCGGGCTGTGCCCGGGCCGCGGCAACGAGCCGGTCGGGCAACTGCGGTTCACCTACCGCGGCCGACCGTGCTTCGCCTACCTCTACCGGCTCGACCAGGCACGACCCAAGCGCACCGCCACCCCGGCCGTGCTCGAGGCGCTCGACCGCGCGATGGCCGCGCGCCGCTGGTGCCCGACCTGCAAGACGCACAAGCCCTACTGCATCCCCACGTCGCTCGGCGAATGCCCCGAGCACCAGTACCCCGACCCCGCGACCGCACCGACCAGCACCGATGTACGCGACGAGCCGGCTCCCCACTGCCAAGAAGAGCGCCGGCCCGCCGCCACCCCGACCCCCTACGAAGGAAGCGAGGCAGCCCGATCATGA
- a CDS encoding NUDIX domain-containing protein — protein MLSITPARADLPESSRPWSVAWPTYSPVDITPPELQADALATSHDAWIVDHTADPTSIDYAERQAVALVSYEVVDGRPRNPFGRTGRVGRDLGKWAENAAADPIVVADTSDGRFVLLIERDDCHQWAIPGGMVDPGETAPAALVRELREETGVDLADVEPVVLARTYVDDPRNTDNAWVCSTVALYRTSARLEALAGDDAAAARWLPFGDLAELCGAVHRAGGELYSAHFPLLMSAAAAIAAD, from the coding sequence ATGCTTTCCATCACTCCCGCCCGGGCCGACCTCCCCGAGTCCTCCCGACCCTGGTCGGTGGCGTGGCCGACGTACTCGCCGGTCGACATCACCCCGCCGGAGTTGCAGGCCGACGCACTGGCGACCAGCCACGACGCGTGGATCGTCGACCACACCGCCGACCCGACCAGCATCGACTACGCCGAGCGCCAGGCGGTCGCGCTGGTGTCGTACGAGGTCGTCGACGGTCGGCCGCGCAACCCGTTCGGCCGTACCGGTCGTGTGGGCCGTGACTTGGGTAAGTGGGCCGAGAACGCCGCGGCCGACCCGATCGTGGTTGCCGACACGTCCGACGGCCGGTTCGTCCTGCTTATCGAGCGCGACGACTGCCACCAGTGGGCCATCCCCGGCGGCATGGTCGACCCTGGCGAAACCGCGCCGGCCGCGCTGGTGCGCGAGTTGCGCGAAGAAACCGGCGTCGACCTGGCCGACGTCGAGCCGGTCGTACTGGCCCGCACCTACGTCGACGACCCGCGCAACACCGATAACGCGTGGGTGTGCTCGACGGTCGCGCTCTACCGCACGTCGGCGCGGCTCGAGGCGCTGGCCGGCGACGACGCCGCCGCGGCCCGTTGGCTCCCGTTCGGCGATCTCGCCGAGTTGTGCGGTGCGGTGCATCGCGCCGGCGGCGAGCTCTACTCGGCGCACTTCCCGTTGCTCATGAGCGCCGCCGCGGCGATCGCCGCCGACTGA
- a CDS encoding DNA polymerase, whose amino-acid sequence MTTITRRHVGHTMTVHAPRAGTGEFDPAAFRADLDHVVLGLDVETRAIVEDSPGHFGPDAGLRLVQLATSDTAYVLDPADPHQRAALVETLTDQRRHFVTHTNYDVLAVWSAFGISLGQRVLDAHLLSKLLDPDERAGHGLKDLSDRFLDDGLSRAEKALHQRMWRLAPSVVRAAGDTSVGRWGWDHIPVDDPDYVTYAGLDAIYVRRLLPKLLYRCASFAHLVPVEHWLATQSTGITIRGLLLDVDYTRRALAAASAAQNRADAEIRRALGCSATSPRFADWLDGQGVQGPRTEGGQLQVTGDTLTALMADLEAGRQRLSPAAAALVEARYRVSKSSNITSNLRSFLAHADDDGRVHPQINTMRAHTARMSITHPALQTLKKGNGLRHCFRADPGHVLIGCDFSQVEVRVAAALSRDTNLMTVIASGLKLHNETAKLMFGDPFTEAQYKLAKIATFLTQYGGGAEALASQTGVDDATAAEVIRLWKAAYPGVGAYGKRLGRCDTVVTGSGRRVPGNPARRYANANYAIQSTARDLLVAAVHTLVTREGLDPAALWLFVHDEVIVQAPADQAEKVRDLVHQTMTTAFRGVPIAAEAEIVGTHWGEAGELAPATATPAVAA is encoded by the coding sequence ATGACGACGATCACCCGCCGCCACGTCGGCCACACGATGACCGTGCACGCGCCCCGCGCCGGCACGGGGGAGTTCGACCCGGCGGCGTTCCGCGCCGACCTCGACCACGTGGTGCTCGGCCTGGACGTCGAAACCCGCGCGATCGTCGAGGACAGCCCCGGTCACTTCGGCCCGGACGCCGGCCTCCGGCTGGTGCAACTGGCAACCTCGGACACCGCCTACGTGCTCGACCCGGCCGACCCGCACCAGCGGGCCGCGCTGGTCGAGACGCTGACTGACCAGCGGCGACACTTCGTCACCCACACCAACTACGACGTGTTGGCGGTCTGGTCGGCGTTCGGGATCTCGCTCGGCCAACGCGTACTCGACGCGCACCTGTTGTCCAAGCTGCTCGACCCCGACGAGCGGGCCGGTCACGGACTCAAAGATCTCTCCGACCGGTTCCTCGACGACGGACTGTCCCGCGCGGAGAAGGCACTTCACCAGCGCATGTGGCGCCTGGCGCCGAGCGTGGTGCGCGCCGCCGGCGACACCAGCGTGGGCCGCTGGGGCTGGGACCATATCCCGGTCGACGATCCGGACTACGTCACCTATGCCGGTCTGGACGCGATCTACGTGCGGCGTCTGCTGCCGAAACTGCTGTACCGCTGCGCGTCGTTCGCGCACCTGGTCCCGGTCGAGCACTGGTTGGCCACACAGTCGACCGGCATCACGATCCGCGGGCTACTGCTGGACGTCGATTACACCCGCCGCGCGTTGGCCGCGGCGTCGGCCGCGCAAAACCGCGCGGACGCCGAGATCCGCCGCGCGCTCGGTTGCTCGGCGACCTCCCCGCGGTTCGCCGATTGGCTCGACGGCCAGGGTGTGCAGGGGCCGCGCACCGAGGGCGGTCAATTGCAGGTCACCGGCGACACGCTCACCGCGTTGATGGCCGATCTCGAGGCCGGCCGCCAGCGTCTCTCGCCGGCCGCCGCGGCGCTGGTCGAGGCCCGGTACCGGGTGTCCAAGTCGTCGAACATCACGTCGAACCTGCGGTCGTTCCTCGCGCACGCCGACGACGACGGGCGGGTGCACCCGCAAATCAACACGATGCGGGCGCACACCGCGCGCATGTCGATCACCCACCCGGCGCTCCAGACGTTGAAGAAGGGCAACGGATTGCGCCACTGCTTCCGCGCCGACCCCGGCCACGTCCTGATCGGCTGCGACTTCTCGCAGGTCGAGGTGCGGGTGGCCGCGGCGCTCTCCCGCGACACCAACCTCATGACGGTCATCGCGTCCGGTCTGAAGCTGCACAACGAAACCGCGAAGCTGATGTTCGGCGACCCGTTCACCGAGGCCCAATACAAGCTCGCCAAGATCGCGACGTTCCTCACTCAGTACGGCGGTGGCGCCGAGGCGCTGGCCTCACAGACCGGCGTCGACGACGCCACCGCGGCCGAGGTCATCCGGCTGTGGAAAGCCGCGTACCCGGGCGTCGGCGCGTACGGAAAGCGGCTCGGCCGCTGCGACACGGTGGTGACTGGATCGGGTCGACGCGTTCCGGGCAACCCGGCCCGCCGCTACGCCAACGCCAACTACGCGATTCAGTCGACGGCCCGCGACCTGCTGGTGGCCGCGGTGCACACGCTGGTGACCCGCGAGGGACTCGACCCGGCCGCGCTGTGGCTGTTCGTGCACGACGAAGTGATCGTGCAGGCCCCCGCCGACCAGGCCGAAAAGGTCCGCGACCTGGTGCACCAAACGATGACCACCGCGTTCCGCGGCGTCCCGATCGCCGCGGAGGCCGAGATCGTCGGCACGCACTGGGGTGAGGCCGGCGAGCTCGCACCGGCCACCGCGACGCCGGCGGTGGCCGCATGA
- a CDS encoding GntR family transcriptional regulator produces MTDAHPYRRIVDDIRRAIEEGELRPGDRVPSIPELGRTYNVAKTTAERVHAALRAEGLVVSRKGAGVYVRTFQTIVRSSPNRLARSRWGAGNAIQDADTAPRPRTVDVQVGEIPAPRWLAEPLGVEVGDLIVYRSRRFVVDDRSVQLATSYVTVEVAADVPEIKHTDTGPGGMYARMAERGHEPTHFVERVRSRMPLAEEIATLELPPGTPVMEITRRAITSDDRCVEVNRMIVDATVYELDYHFNA; encoded by the coding sequence GTGACCGACGCTCACCCCTACCGTCGGATCGTCGACGACATTCGTCGGGCGATCGAGGAGGGCGAGCTACGTCCGGGTGACCGGGTGCCGTCGATTCCCGAGCTCGGTCGGACGTACAACGTGGCCAAGACGACCGCGGAGCGTGTGCACGCCGCTCTACGGGCGGAGGGCCTCGTGGTCAGTCGCAAAGGTGCGGGCGTGTACGTCCGCACCTTCCAGACGATCGTGCGGAGCTCGCCGAATCGACTGGCCCGGTCGCGTTGGGGAGCCGGCAACGCGATTCAGGACGCTGACACAGCGCCCCGGCCTCGTACCGTCGACGTGCAGGTGGGTGAGATCCCCGCGCCCCGCTGGCTGGCCGAGCCGCTCGGCGTCGAGGTGGGCGACCTGATCGTCTACCGATCCCGACGGTTCGTTGTCGATGATCGCTCGGTTCAACTGGCGACGTCGTACGTAACGGTTGAAGTTGCCGCCGACGTCCCCGAGATCAAGCACACCGACACGGGTCCGGGCGGGATGTACGCCCGGATGGCTGAGCGTGGTCATGAGCCGACGCATTTCGTCGAGCGGGTGCGGTCGCGGATGCCGCTCGCGGAAGAGATAGCCACTCTCGAGTTGCCGCCCGGTACGCCCGTTATGGAGATAACAAGGCGGGCCATCACTTCTGACGACCGCTGCGTGGAAGTGAACCGAATGATCGTCGATGCGACGGTCTACGAGCTGGATTATCACTTCAACGCGTGA